Proteins from a genomic interval of Paenibacillus sp. FSL H8-0048:
- a CDS encoding Lrp/AsnC family transcriptional regulator has translation MTSYLIDNTDYRILQLLIGDSTLSHKDIGAMVHLTGQAVGARIRRMRELGIIEGYTIRWNPLRIGQSIHAFIAVFLSSNNAHQPFQAFAKAHESVIELYRISGEGCYWMRVRTVDQEALTAFLDELLKYGNYRLSLDMGQIK, from the coding sequence ATGACCTCTTACCTCATCGACAATACCGATTACCGTATCCTCCAGCTCCTTATCGGAGACTCCACCTTAAGCCATAAGGATATCGGGGCGATGGTTCATCTGACCGGCCAGGCTGTAGGCGCACGTATCCGCAGAATGCGGGAGCTTGGCATCATTGAAGGCTATACCATCCGGTGGAACCCGCTGCGGATCGGCCAGAGCATTCACGCCTTTATAGCCGTTTTTCTTAGCAGCAATAATGCTCATCAGCCATTCCAGGCATTTGCGAAGGCCCATGAGAGTGTCATTGAGCTCTACCGCATCAGCGGGGAAGGATGTTACTGGATGCGGGTGCGCACGGTGGATCAGGAGGCGCTGACCGCTTTTCTGGATGAACTGCTGAAGTACGGCAATTACCGGCTCAGCCTGGACATGGGCCAGATCAAATAA
- a CDS encoding DinB family protein, translating to MENKISDVLVENWDYVMDVEDWQPPLSAALEGVNSEQALWKPEGAAGNSIWENVNHLTYYKERLLRKLKGMEKLPDLESNDATFTVTGSGEEDWKQAVDKLKSIHASLREIIVALEEGAYEWGGSGHAPGEEVMSLILHDAYHTGQIVLVRKLQGSWPGTRRFD from the coding sequence ATGGAAAACAAAATTAGCGATGTGCTGGTCGAGAACTGGGATTATGTGATGGATGTAGAGGATTGGCAGCCGCCGCTGAGTGCGGCGCTTGAAGGCGTGAACAGTGAGCAGGCGCTCTGGAAGCCGGAGGGAGCTGCGGGCAATTCGATCTGGGAGAACGTCAACCATCTCACGTATTATAAGGAGCGTCTGCTGCGTAAGCTTAAGGGGATGGAGAAATTGCCTGATCTGGAGAGCAATGACGCTACATTCACTGTAACAGGAAGCGGGGAAGAGGACTGGAAGCAGGCAGTAGACAAGCTGAAGTCCATTCATGCCTCGCTGCGCGAGATTATTGTAGCTCTGGAGGAAGGCGCTTATGAATGGGGCGGCTCCGGGCATGCGCCGGGCGAAGAGGTTATGAGTCTGATTCTGCATGATGCCTATCATACGGGACAGATTGTGCTGGTCCGCAAGCTGCAAGGCTCCTGGCCTGGCACCCGCCGTTTCGATTAA
- a CDS encoding CGNR zinc finger domain-containing protein codes for MLWVDFMNSYWRNWRTSDRSTDQDRLEDPKWLAKWLEEHKLPAASPPRPEELEQLKGLRGLLWDELQRLVAGESPSTALLVQLNTYMSDGPVVRQVVWTAADEAGISLQPQRADWGQIMAEIAASFAAALLEKEPSRFRICGNPDCLWVYYDDTRNRSKRYCDDKLCGNLMKVRRFRARKKAAEGEPTKE; via the coding sequence TTGCTATGGGTAGATTTCATGAACAGCTATTGGCGGAATTGGCGGACTAGTGATCGTAGCACAGACCAGGACCGGCTGGAAGATCCCAAATGGCTGGCAAAATGGCTGGAGGAGCATAAGCTGCCGGCGGCGTCCCCTCCCCGGCCGGAGGAGCTGGAGCAACTGAAAGGCCTACGCGGCTTGTTATGGGACGAGCTGCAGCGTCTGGTCGCGGGAGAGTCTCCGTCTACAGCGCTGCTTGTGCAGTTAAATACGTACATGAGCGACGGGCCCGTTGTACGGCAGGTGGTCTGGACGGCAGCAGATGAAGCCGGGATCTCCCTCCAGCCGCAGCGTGCGGACTGGGGGCAGATTATGGCGGAGATCGCTGCCTCTTTTGCAGCCGCGCTGCTGGAGAAGGAGCCCTCTCGCTTCCGTATTTGCGGGAATCCCGACTGTCTCTGGGTCTATTACGACGATACCCGCAACCGCTCCAAGCGTTACTGCGACGACAAGCTGTGCGGGAATCTGATGAAGGTAAGGCGGTTCCGGGCACGCAAAAAGGCAGCGGAGGGTGAGCCTACGAAGGAGTAA
- a CDS encoding pentapeptide repeat-containing protein, translated as MSNKIEPPRIPDPGLLTPQDIHTLASKDEFSRCLIEGALIEYQEATRVAFDKTIFKNVTITESSLQRMELTDVVFDHCDLSNVDFSDAFIHRTEFRDCRMIGTDFTRARFQNVSITECIGEFAVFRFANFKGASFERSSLVSADYYQSTLNGLYLSECNLEQATLAGCKLKGVDLSDCGFTGLLVDLQDLEGCIISAEQAASFAGLLGLVIKN; from the coding sequence ATGAGTAACAAGATAGAACCACCCAGAATTCCAGATCCCGGGCTGCTTACACCGCAGGACATTCACACCCTTGCTTCCAAAGACGAATTCAGCCGCTGCCTCATTGAAGGAGCGCTCATTGAATATCAGGAGGCTACCCGGGTAGCCTTTGACAAGACTATTTTCAAAAACGTCACCATCACGGAATCCTCGCTGCAGCGCATGGAGCTTACCGATGTGGTCTTCGATCATTGCGACCTGTCCAATGTAGATTTCAGCGACGCCTTCATACACCGGACCGAGTTCAGGGATTGCCGCATGATCGGAACAGACTTCACCAGAGCACGATTTCAAAATGTATCCATCACCGAATGTATCGGGGAATTCGCGGTCTTCCGTTTCGCCAACTTCAAAGGGGCTTCCTTCGAGCGCAGCTCGCTGGTCAGCGCGGATTATTACCAGTCCACCCTGAATGGCCTGTATCTCTCGGAATGCAATCTGGAGCAGGCTACGCTCGCTGGCTGCAAGCTGAAGGGCGTTGACCTGAGCGACTGCGGGTTCACCGGCCTGCTGGTGGATCTTCAGGATCTGGAGGGCTGCATCATCTCTGCGGAGCAGGCGGCTTCTTTTGCCGGACTACTAGGTCTGGTTATCAAAAATTAA
- a CDS encoding SprT family protein has translation MSNEELQLWIEQVSLSSFGVPFRHTASFNSRLTTTGGRYFTKSHNIEINPQQLAMYGREETEKIIKHELCHYHLHLAKRGYMHRDADFKTLLARVGGSRYCQTLPGAKARKPQPYRYKLVCIACATEYLRKRRADPGRYRCGKCSGKLKLIALEAGAGPAT, from the coding sequence ATGAGCAACGAAGAGCTGCAGCTGTGGATCGAGCAGGTGTCGCTGAGCAGCTTCGGCGTGCCTTTCCGGCATACGGCGAGCTTTAACAGCAGACTTACAACAACCGGCGGACGATATTTTACAAAGAGCCATAATATAGAGATTAACCCCCAGCAGCTGGCCATGTACGGGCGGGAGGAGACGGAGAAGATCATCAAGCATGAGCTCTGCCACTACCACCTGCATCTGGCGAAGCGGGGGTACATGCACCGGGATGCCGATTTCAAAACACTGCTGGCCCGCGTCGGCGGCAGCCGGTATTGTCAGACCCTGCCGGGAGCCAAGGCCCGCAAGCCGCAGCCTTACCGGTATAAGCTGGTATGTATTGCCTGTGCCACCGAGTATCTGCGTAAGCGCCGGGCCGATCCCGGGCGGTACCGCTGCGGTAAATGCTCCGGCAAGCTGAAGCTGATTGCGCTTGAAGCGGGCGCGGGTCCGGCCACTTAA
- the cmpA gene encoding cortex morphogenetic protein CmpA — MPQWLRQQLMKAYLKKDCRQIRLLNECWFFYRNTADSHEMIQKNV; from the coding sequence TTGCCACAATGGCTTCGCCAACAGCTCATGAAGGCCTATCTCAAGAAGGACTGCCGTCAGATTAGACTGCTGAATGAATGCTGGTTCTTTTACCGGAATACCGCTGATTCCCACGAGATGATCCAGAAGAACGTATAG
- a CDS encoding MBL fold metallo-hydrolase: protein MKIKLIRHATLWLEYGGVTFLIDPMLSEQGVNPPIMNSGNDLRNPLVSLPGPVQQWLEPGVVLVTHLHQDHWDAAAVELLSKELPVYCQEGDGKRIAAHGFGRVTEIMDNGSASFGGVALTRTDGHHGTGEIGELMGKVSGFLFRAEGEPVLYLAGDTIWCEEVQQVIAEQAPEVIIVNAGGAQFLSGGPITMNEQDVVEVCHAAPSASVIAVHMDTINHCLVTRELLKQRLEQKGLSGRVAVPLDGEWI from the coding sequence ATGAAAATAAAGCTGATCCGCCACGCCACCCTATGGCTGGAATACGGCGGTGTAACGTTCCTGATCGATCCGATGCTGAGTGAGCAGGGTGTGAATCCGCCGATTATGAATTCCGGCAATGACCTCAGGAATCCGCTGGTGTCATTGCCGGGGCCGGTTCAGCAGTGGCTGGAGCCGGGTGTGGTGCTGGTCACGCATCTGCATCAGGATCACTGGGATGCTGCGGCAGTAGAGTTGTTGTCCAAGGAGTTGCCGGTGTATTGCCAGGAAGGTGATGGGAAGCGAATTGCTGCCCATGGCTTTGGGCGTGTTACAGAGATAATGGATAACGGCTCTGCGTCCTTCGGCGGTGTGGCCTTGACACGTACAGACGGGCATCACGGGACAGGAGAGATCGGGGAGCTGATGGGTAAGGTCTCCGGGTTCCTCTTCCGGGCAGAGGGAGAACCTGTGCTGTACTTGGCGGGAGATACAATCTGGTGCGAAGAGGTTCAGCAGGTGATAGCAGAGCAGGCGCCGGAGGTCATTATAGTCAATGCCGGAGGAGCACAGTTCCTGAGCGGAGGCCCCATTACTATGAATGAACAGGATGTTGTGGAGGTATGCCATGCTGCTCCATCCGCTTCCGTGATTGCTGTGCATATGGATACGATTAATCACTGCCTTGTGACGAGGGAGCTGTTGAAGCAGCGCCTTGAACAGAAAGGTCTGTCCGGCCGTGTGGCTGTTCCGCTGGACGGAGAGTGGATCTGA